A single region of the Triticum dicoccoides isolate Atlit2015 ecotype Zavitan chromosome 2B, WEW_v2.0, whole genome shotgun sequence genome encodes:
- the LOC119364864 gene encoding purple acid phosphatase 4-like, protein MAVIAIVLVSALVLLSPVAAELQRVQHSPKEDGSLTVLAVGDWGRGGQYNQTLVAEQMGVVGEKLAADFVISTGDNFYNDGLAGDNDTAFFMASFTDIYTASSLQKPWYIVLGNHDYTGDALAQQSPAIREVDSRWTSVNKSFIVEADIVDFFLVDTSPFVLKYWNESKFDWRNVAPRDTYIATLLQDLDDALAASNATWKVVVGHHPISSGCEHGNTTELREHLLPLLKAHGVDMYLNGHDHCLQRISSIDSPVEFVTSGGGSKAWAGKFKATSDKMEFLYDGQGFLSMKLTATEAHLAFYDVSGAVLHSWGLTKSADARIIS, encoded by the exons ATGGCGGTGATTGCGATCGTCCTTGTTAGCGCGCTGGTGCTGCTCTCGCCGGTGGCGGCCGAGCTGCAGCGGGTGCAGCACTCGCCCAAGGAGGACGGGTCACTCACCGTGCTCGCCGTCGGGGACTGGGGAAGGGGTGGACAGTACAACCAGACACTGGTTGCCGAGCAG ATGGGAGTGGTCGGCGAGAAGCTGGCCGCCGACTTTGTCATCTCCACGGGCGACAACTTCTACAACGACGGCCTCGCCGGCGACAACGACACGGCCTTCTTCATGGCGTCCTTCACCGACATCTACACCGCCTCCAGCCTTCAGAAGCCTTGGTACATCG tccTCGGCAACCACGACTACACGGGCGACGCGCTGGCGCAGCAGAGCCCCGCCATCCGCGAGGTGGACAGCCGGTGGACCTCCGTCAACAAGTCCTTCATCGTGGAGGCAGACATCGTTGACTTCTTCCTGGTGGACACGTCGCCCTTCGTCCTCAAGTACTGGAACGAGAGCAAGTTCGACTGGAGGAACGTGGCTCCCCGCGACACCTACATCGCCACCCTCCTCCAGGACCTGGACGACGCCCTGGCGGCGTCCAACGCGACGTGGAAGGTCGTCGTCGGCCACCACCCCATCAGCAGCGGCTGCGAGCACGGCAACACCACCGAGCTCCGCGAGCACCTCCTACCACTCCTCAAG GCCCATGGGGTTGACATGTACCTCAACGGTCACGACCACTGCCTGCAGCGCATCAGCAGCATCGACAGCCCGGTGGAGTTCGTGACGAGCGGCGGCGGGTCCAAAGCGTGGGCGGGCAAGTTCAAGGCCACGTCTGACAAGATGGAGTTCTTGTATGACGGCCAGGGCTTCTTGTCCATGAAACTCACCGCGACCGAGGCGCACCTCGCCTTTTACGACGTCTCCGGCGCCGTCTTGCACAGCTGGGGGCTCACCAAGTCTGCGGATGCCCGCATCATCTCATGA
- the LOC119364863 gene encoding receptor-like serine/threonine-protein kinase ALE2 → MRPRGAALLLLLTALSSVYVPLGTASSTTITAYLLGLWSRTHRHSVLSPAPAPSPGPQGASVYHPVHRHHRKRPRVAPPSSSPSFERQDCSGITCSAPLTSTPIGSPCGCVYPMQIQLDLSVAPYQLFPRVDELEIEIAAGTFLKQSQVRIMGAGGSIQDPDKTTVTIDLVPLGQKFDRTSALLISNRFLRKKVPIKSSIFGDYDVTYVHYPGLPSSVPNIPGSFGPISSNEYPFGANVHNGSHPKISSKIIAIIALSAVVFVLTCFGICIICKYKGRQKPHGIGHASNSSNTRKTGIRSSFSSMTSSTASFPSTIATCPRTVKTFSISELEKATDKFSFNRIIGEGGYGRVYRGIVEDGVEVAVKLLTGKHQNRDREFIAEVEMLSRLHHRNLVKLVGICVERSTRCLVFELVPNGSVESHLHGPDKIYGPLDFDTRMKIALGAARGLAYLHEDANPHVIHRDFKASNVLLENDFTAKVADFGLAKEASEGIEHISTQVMGTFGYVAPEYAMTGHLLVKSDVYSYGVVLLELLSGRKPVDMTQPPGSENLVTWARPLLTNREGLQLLADPSLPAASRDFEKLAKAAAIASMCVHVEAAQRPFMGEVVQALKLIYSGGNEETCSGSLGGGGGTPTEEEESPWNDGGRSCSWNDDSDAPSWPRVPGAPRAGYGSDPAEESSARRPRSTPSAVLDRIGSLAAYDWSGPLRTRARNFYRLRGSMSEHGHRPSDDGSVEGDWM, encoded by the exons ATGCGGCCGCGGGGAGCCgccctgctcctcctcctcaccgcgctCTCCTCCGTTTATG TGCCACTGGGAACGGCAAGCTCAACAACCATCACGGCCTACTTACTTGGATTATGGAGTAGAACACATCGGCATTCGGTTCTTTCCCCTGCACCAGCCCCTTCTCCCGGACCTCAAG GTGCCTCTGTTTATCACCCAGTGCATAGGCATCACAGGAAACGACCTCGTGTCGCCCCACCATCTTCGTCACCATCATTTGAAAGACAAG ATTGCAGTGGAATAACTTGTTCTGCTCCGCTCACTTCTACTCCAATTGGTTCCCCTTGTGGTTGTGTATATCCTATGCAAATTCAGCTTGATCTTAGTGTGGCACCGTACCAGCTGTTCCCTAGAGTTGATGAGCTAGAAATCGAGATTGCAGCAGGTACATTCCTGAAACAGAGTCAAGTTCGGATAATGGGTGCTGGGGGAAGTATTCAAGATCCGGATAAGACTACCGTCACCATTGATTTGGTGCCACTGGGTCAGAAGTTTGATAGGACTTCAGCCTTACTGATCAGCAACAGGTTTTTGCGAAAGAAAGTTCCGATAAAGTCATCTATTTTTGGTGATTATGACGTAACGTATGTTCATTATCCTG GCCTTCCTTCTTCGGTACCTAATATCCCAGGATCCTTCGGTCCAATTAGCAGCAATGAGTATCCCTTTGGTGCAAATGTACACAATGGAAGCCATCCGAAGATTAGCTCCAAAATTATCGCCATAATTGCTCTGTCAGCTGTTGTGTTTGTTTTGACATGTTTTGGCATCTGCATCATATGCAAATACAAAGGACGCCAAAAGCCTCATGGAATTGGTCATGCTTCAAATTCGTCAAACACCAGAAAAACAG GTATCAGGTCATCGTTCTCCAGTATGACTAGCTCGACAGCATCTTTTCCTTCGACTATAGCAACCTGCCCGCGCACGGTTAAGACATTCTCAATTTCTGAGCTTGAGAAGGCAACAGACAAATTTAGCTTCAACAGAATAATAGGCGAAGGAGGGTATGGACGTGTTTATCGTGGCATAGTTGAAGATGGAGTTGAGGTTGCTGTCAAATTGCTCACTGGGAAACACCAAAACAGAGACCGTGAGTTCATCGCAGAGGTTGAGATGCTAAGTCGTTTGCATCACCGCAATCTCGTCAAGTTGGTCGGTATATGCGTTGAACGGAGCACGAGATGCCTGGTATTCGAGCTTGTGCCAAACGGAAGTGTGGAGTCTCACCTGCATG GGCCAGATAAAATATATGGCCCACTTGACTTTGACACCAGAATGAAAATAGCCCTGGGTGCAGCAAGGGGTCTGGCCTACCTGCATGAGGATGCCAATCCCCATGTCATTCACCGTGATTTCAAGGCTAGCAATGTTCTACTGGAGAACGATTTCACCGCCAAGGTTGCGGATTTCGGGTTGGCCAAGGAAGCATCAGAAGGAATCGAGCACATTTCCACTCAGGTCATGGGAACTTTCGG GTACGTTGCCCCGGAGTATGCGATGACGGGGCATCTCCTTGTCAAGAGCGACGTGTACAGCTACGGCGTGGTGCTCCTGGAGCTCCTGTCGGGCCGGAAGCCGGTGGACATGACGCAGCCGCCGGGGTCCGAGAACCTGGTCACCTGGGCGCGCCCGCTGCTGACCAACCGGGAAGGCCTGCAGCTGCTGGCGGACCCGTCGCTGCCGGCGGCGAGCCGGGACTTCGAGAAGCTGGCCAAGGCGGCGGCCATCGCGTCCATGTGCGTGCACGTGGAGGCGGCGCAGCGGCCGTTCATGGGCGAGGTGGTGCAGGCGCTGAAGCTGATCTACAGCGGCGGCAACGAGGAGACCTGCAGCGGCtccctgggcggcggcggcggcacgcccacggaggaggaggagtcccCGTGGAACGACGGCGGCAGGAGCTGCTCGTGGAACGACGACAGCGACGCGCCGTCCTGGCCGCGCGTCCCCGGGGCGCCCCGCGCGGGCTACGGCTCGGACCCCGCGGAGgagtcgtcggcgcggcggccgcggTCGACGCCGAGCGCGGTGCTGGACAGGATCGGGTCCCTGGCGGCGTACGACTGGTCCGGCCCGCTGAGGACCAGGGCGAGGAACTTCTACCGGCTGAGGGGCAGCATGAGCGAGCACGGCCACCGCCCTTCCGACGACGGCAGCGTCGAGGGCGACTGGATGTAG